The Nitrospira sp. genome segment AAATTCCCCACACTGGGGTTACGTCGTCGTTGAAGCCTCCTCCATTCGCATGAGTCCGGCTTTGAGTTTGTCCTTGAGTCGGTACGAATGTCCGCGGATATTGATGGTGATGGCGTGGTGCAGGACCCGATCCAGGATCGCCGTCGCGAGCACGCGGTCGCCAAACACCTCCCCCCAG includes the following:
- a CDS encoding ATP-binding protein, whose translation is WGEVFGDRVLATAILDRVLHHAITINIRGHSYRLKDKLKAGLMRMEEASTTT